The following nucleotide sequence is from Petrotoga sp. 9PWA.NaAc.5.4.
AATATTTTCTTTAACCCATTGAGTTTCTTTCCAAGCTCTTCTATCCATCCAAATAAGACATGGATATATAGGATTCATATTCTTATCTACAGGAACACCTGATCCTCCGTAAAGACCGCTTAAAGATACTCCCGCAATTTCCGAAGGATTTATGTTAGCTTTTTCAACACTTTCTTTAAGAGTAGCAACAAAAGCATCTAACCAAATATTGGCATCTTGTTCTGCCCAAGAAGCCTTTGGTGTATTGACTTTGTAAGTTTTTGTTGCTTTGGAAACAAGATTCCCATTTTCATCTAATATAACCGTCTTTGTCCCTGTAGTACCTATGTCAGTTCCTATTAGATACATTGTTTATCCTCCTCAATTTTCTTATTTTGTTTGCCCATAATGTGAATGATGGAATTCGAAAAGCCGTTGAGCTTCTTCTTTATCTAAAGGTTGTGGATCCCCCATTGTTTTTGCAAGATAAGCAGTTTGAGCTACTTCTTCCAAAAAAATTGCTTTTCTGACTGCTTCGCTTATATCTTTGCCCATAACTATCACACCGTGTTTGCTTAAAAGAACCGCTCGTGCTTGATTGACTACTTCCATAACAGCTTTTCCTATTGCTTCTGTTCCAACAGGTGCATATGAAGAAATAGGTATTTCGACTCCAAATACATCAGCATGAGCGGTACTATAAACAGGAAGTGCCTGATTTAAAAGAGCAAATGAGGAAGCATAAGGAGAGTGTGTATGGATTATGCTTTTAACATCTTCTAATTGTTTGTATAAATACAAATGGGTTGCAGAATCAACAGAAGGTTTAAGTGCCCCTTCCACAACTTTTCCTTCCAAATCTATAACAACCATATCTTCAGCTTTTAATTTATCATAAGAAACCCCCGAAGGCTTAATAATGACATGTTTATCTATTCGAACACTGACGTTTCCACTGGTATATGCAACCAATCTGTACTTTTCGAGATTCATATGAGCTTCGTAGAGTTCTTTCTTTATTGTTTCATACATTCTATGAATTTCTCCTTTCTAATAAATATTTCTAAAGAGTTATAACCATTAAATGAAATTGAACTTGTATGATTTCAAAGTTACGACTTGTATGCTTAATTTGCTTAATATATAACAAGATGTATATACAAATTATAAACTTAGATTTTGTAATTACAAAATTTAATTGTAGTTAATTACAGTCAATTATTTTGAATTAAATACAAATAACTTGTATTATCAACTTTTTTCTTAGTTTTTGAAAAATAAAAGATACTTTAAAGAAATAAAATTTGAGAAGTTTATAAGCAGAAATTTTAGAATTAAAAATAATAAAAGTATTATAGAGGGATATAAAAAATTAATCTATTCTATTTTTGTAGAAAAAAGTAACCTTTAACAAAAATAGAATAGATCAATTTTATTTTATAAAACCGTTTTTTACTTATTTTTGTTATTTAATTAATTTCCTTTTTTAATTCATAAAAATTAAAAATTATTTAATAAATTCTTTTCACTTTTGAACTTTAGAGAGTATAGCAAAATCTTCTTTGAGAGAGATATATATTTTTT
It contains:
- a CDS encoding L-ribulose-5-phosphate 4-epimerase produces the protein MYETIKKELYEAHMNLEKYRLVAYTSGNVSVRIDKHVIIKPSGVSYDKLKAEDMVVIDLEGKVVEGALKPSVDSATHLYLYKQLEDVKSIIHTHSPYASSFALLNQALPVYSTAHADVFGVEIPISSYAPVGTEAIGKAVMEVVNQARAVLLSKHGVIVMGKDISEAVRKAIFLEEVAQTAYLAKTMGDPQPLDKEEAQRLFEFHHSHYGQTK